Proteins encoded in a region of the Deinococcus aestuarii genome:
- a CDS encoding FAD-binding oxidoreductase has protein sequence MTVRRRTPEKVALNTTSPAPKPVSNGAPDNPLAAELTHLLGPKKVLSARSERLNYRYDAIQFGETPLAVVLPESTADVVVAVRAARAARVPIVGRGAASGLSGGAAPLQESLVISFTRMTGLTVFPERREARAQSGVVTLSVTEKARPHGLIYPPDPASFRTSTIGGNLGENAGGPMCFKYGVTGDYVRALEFVDEGGEVHELTRGAYDLAGLLIGSEGTLGLITEASLRLTPPPRYTRTLMASFPEVGEAAEAVSAAIAAGAVPSKLEFMDRACTNAVEDFLAIGLPRGAGAVLLVDTDGDDLETVEEERALVEAACLRAGGTVRRAATDAESAALWQARRSVSPALGRIRPQRMNEDIVVPRSVLPDVVREIRALGDASGLPVVQFGHIGDGNLHPNILFDPRRESPRAVHDLAHEIALVAIRHGGVLSGEHGIGTMKRPFMREAVDPVTLGALWSVKHALDPRGMLNPGKILPDEHGDGAHAHP, from the coding sequence GTGACCGTCCGAAGGAGAACCCCGGAGAAAGTCGCCCTGAACACCACCTCCCCCGCCCCCAAGCCCGTCTCGAACGGGGCGCCGGACAACCCCCTCGCCGCCGAGTTGACCCACCTGCTCGGCCCCAAGAAGGTGCTCAGCGCCCGCTCCGAGCGCCTGAACTACCGTTACGACGCGATTCAGTTCGGGGAGACGCCCCTCGCGGTCGTGCTGCCCGAATCGACGGCGGACGTGGTGGTGGCGGTGCGGGCGGCGCGGGCGGCGAGGGTGCCCATCGTGGGGCGCGGCGCGGCGAGCGGCCTGAGCGGCGGGGCGGCCCCATTGCAAGAGTCGCTGGTGATCTCGTTCACCCGCATGACGGGGCTCACGGTCTTCCCGGAGCGGCGTGAGGCGCGGGCGCAATCGGGCGTGGTGACCCTCTCGGTGACCGAGAAGGCGCGGCCTCACGGCCTGATCTACCCCCCCGACCCGGCCTCCTTCCGCACGAGCACCATCGGCGGCAACCTCGGCGAGAACGCGGGCGGGCCGATGTGTTTCAAGTACGGGGTGACGGGCGACTACGTGAGGGCGCTGGAGTTCGTGGACGAGGGCGGCGAGGTCCACGAGCTGACCCGCGGCGCCTACGACCTCGCCGGGCTGCTGATCGGCTCGGAGGGGACGCTGGGGCTGATCACCGAGGCTTCATTGCGCCTCACCCCGCCCCCCCGCTACACCCGCACCCTGATGGCGAGCTTCCCCGAGGTGGGCGAGGCCGCCGAAGCCGTCAGCGCCGCCATCGCCGCCGGGGCGGTGCCGAGCAAGCTCGAATTCATGGACCGGGCCTGCACGAACGCGGTCGAGGACTTCCTCGCCATCGGCCTGCCGCGGGGGGCGGGCGCCGTCCTGCTGGTGGACACCGACGGCGACGACCTGGAGACGGTGGAGGAGGAACGGGCGCTCGTGGAGGCCGCCTGTCTGAGAGCTGGAGGCACCGTGCGCCGCGCCGCGACCGACGCCGAGAGCGCCGCCCTCTGGCAGGCCCGCCGCAGCGTGTCGCCCGCGCTCGGCCGCATCCGCCCCCAGCGCATGAACGAGGACATCGTGGTGCCCCGCTCCGTGCTCCCCGACGTGGTGCGCGAGATTCGCGCGCTCGGCGACGCCTCGGGCCTGCCCGTGGTGCAGTTCGGGCACATCGGCGACGGCAACCTCCACCCCAACATCCTCTTCGACCCCCGGCGCGAGTCCCCGCGGGCCGTCCATGACCTCGCGCATGAGATCGCCCTCGTCGCCATCCGGCACGGCGGGGTGCTCAGCGGCGAGCACGGCATCGGCACCATGAAGCGGCCCTTCATGCGCGAGGCGGTGGACCCGGTGACCCTCGGCGCCCTGTGGAGCGTCAAGCACGCCCTCGACCCCCGGGGGATGCTCAACCCCGGCAAGATTCTCCCCGACGAACACGGGGACGGTGCCCATGCCCATCCTTGA
- a CDS encoding SPOR domain-containing protein — protein sequence MTRASGKARRWPDVLIGLLVVLLLGGFAFLLVGQRPQPVAQAPTPATPPATEPAPEPITIPTAPGSDATGSIPAPVTPSTSPGEAGEAAPATTGTTPPVTDENTGTPADAPTTTPDTATAGAQNNDPAPTTEIPVVPAAPIEQAPPAGATATNPAQSEPADPPPSTPPPAATTVTPPPSAAPVATSERRTPLRSDYRVSLGSFATRRTAERLTEGVRDLGYTVYPIDLGDQVVAQIGPFPDEATARRALADIRRAYPGAVLYPPRGRSLRGDTAEPTPSPAPAAPDTNRPAATAPTSAAPALVPDSPAPPEAIPAPTPAPSTPTPPTPPAAAEPKASVPAASAPVYLQLGAFDQVESAQTLVAELRREGYTPTVNAPDGRKVTVLVGPFSGTALTNAETNLAAQGHDFFRVR from the coding sequence ATGACCCGCGCGTCCGGGAAAGCCCGCCGCTGGCCCGACGTGCTGATCGGCCTGCTGGTGGTGCTGCTGCTCGGCGGCTTCGCCTTCCTCCTCGTCGGCCAGCGTCCCCAGCCGGTGGCGCAGGCCCCCACCCCGGCGACCCCGCCCGCCACCGAGCCGGCCCCCGAACCCATCACAATTCCCACCGCGCCAGGCAGCGACGCGACCGGGAGCATCCCCGCACCCGTCACGCCTTCCACCTCCCCCGGGGAGGCGGGCGAGGCCGCTCCGGCCACGACGGGAACCACTCCCCCCGTGACCGACGAGAACACGGGCACCCCCGCCGACGCGCCGACGACCACACCGGACACGGCCACTGCGGGCGCGCAGAACAACGACCCCGCACCGACCACAGAGATTCCTGTGGTTCCGGCCGCGCCCATCGAGCAGGCTCCCCCGGCGGGCGCCACGGCGACGAATCCCGCGCAGAGCGAGCCGGCCGACCCCCCCCCCTCCACGCCGCCGCCCGCCGCGACCACGGTCACGCCTCCCCCCTCGGCCGCGCCGGTCGCCACGAGCGAGCGGCGCACGCCCCTGCGCAGCGACTACCGGGTCAGCCTGGGCTCGTTCGCCACGCGGCGCACGGCCGAGCGCCTCACCGAGGGTGTGCGCGACCTGGGATACACCGTCTATCCCATCGACCTGGGTGATCAGGTGGTGGCACAGATCGGCCCCTTCCCGGACGAGGCGACCGCCCGCCGGGCCCTGGCGGATATCCGGCGGGCTTACCCGGGAGCCGTTCTCTATCCGCCCCGGGGACGCAGCCTGCGGGGCGACACGGCCGAGCCCACCCCTTCCCCGGCCCCCGCCGCACCGGACACGAACCGTCCCGCGGCGACCGCTCCCACCTCAGCCGCACCTGCGCTGGTTCCTGACTCCCCCGCTCCCCCCGAGGCGATCCCCGCTCCCACCCCCGCCCCGAGCACGCCCACCCCGCCCACCCCGCCCGCCGCTGCCGAGCCCAAGGCGAGCGTCCCGGCGGCGAGTGCTCCCGTGTACCTCCAACTGGGGGCTTTCGACCAGGTGGAGAGCGCGCAAACCCTCGTGGCGGAGCTGCGGCGGGAAGGCTACACGCCTACCGTGAACGCTCCCGACGGGCGCAAGGTCACCGTGCTGGTCGGCCCGTTCAGCGGCACGGCCCTCACGAACGCCGAGACGAACCTCGCGGCGCAGGGCCACGACTTCTTCCGGGTGCGGTGA
- the cpdB gene encoding 2',3'-cyclic-nucleotide 2'-phosphodiesterase: MHKPRSFKKYSALMTAMLLGAAGAQTVDLRILETTDLHTNALGYDYYQDKPTGEFGFEYTATLVKQARGEKRNTLLYDNGDLIQGNPLGDLVARVQPLGAGQLHPMHAAMRVLKYDAGNLGNHEFNYGLPFLQQVLAAAPMPYVSANAYKDDGTGKPGENAFTPYLIQRKVVYDTEGRPYVLNVGVIGLLPPQIVNWDKANLDGKIVTADIVETARKFVPQMKAQGADIVVAIAHSGITADYQPGQENVATELTKVDGIDVVLSGHSHQEFPGPVYKSIPGADITKGTINGKPVVMAGFWGNDLGVVDLRLNYDRRAQRWTVADGQAAIRPIWDKTAKKSLVTPDPRIAQAVKGAHDATLAYVRGKVADLTAPINSYWALVQDDPSVQLVSNAQTAYVKAALANTEYKDLPVLSAAAPFKAGGRGGASYYTDIPAGTLAIKNVADLYVYPNTVQAVLVNGAGVGEWLERAAGQFKQIDPTKTEPQALVDDAFPTYNFDILDGVTYEIDVTQPSRYDSKGQLVNEGAHRIRNLQYQGKPIDQGARFVIATNNYRASGGGSFPGLDGKNIILQAPDETRQALISFFQQQKTVNPTADGNWKLTPIPGATLLYVSSPNAQKSLPAGATLLRTREDGFAEYTIKF; encoded by the coding sequence GTGCATAAGCCCCGTTCCTTCAAAAAATACAGCGCCCTGATGACCGCCATGTTGCTGGGCGCGGCGGGCGCGCAGACCGTGGACCTGCGCATCCTGGAGACGACCGACCTCCACACGAACGCCCTCGGCTACGACTACTACCAGGACAAGCCCACGGGTGAATTCGGCTTCGAGTACACCGCCACCCTGGTCAAGCAGGCGAGGGGCGAGAAGCGCAATACCCTGCTCTACGACAACGGCGACCTGATCCAGGGCAACCCCCTCGGCGACCTCGTGGCGCGGGTGCAGCCGCTGGGGGCCGGACAGCTCCACCCCATGCACGCGGCGATGCGCGTCCTGAAGTACGACGCGGGCAACCTCGGCAACCACGAGTTCAACTACGGCCTGCCCTTCCTCCAGCAGGTCCTGGCCGCCGCACCCATGCCCTACGTCAGCGCCAACGCCTACAAGGACGACGGCACCGGCAAGCCCGGCGAGAACGCCTTCACGCCCTACCTGATCCAGCGCAAGGTCGTGTATGACACCGAGGGGCGCCCCTACGTCCTGAACGTCGGCGTGATCGGCCTGCTGCCCCCGCAGATCGTGAACTGGGACAAGGCGAACCTCGACGGCAAGATCGTCACCGCCGACATCGTGGAGACGGCCCGCAAGTTCGTGCCGCAGATGAAGGCGCAGGGGGCCGACATCGTGGTCGCCATCGCCCACAGCGGCATCACCGCCGACTACCAGCCCGGCCAGGAGAACGTCGCCACCGAGCTGACCAAGGTGGACGGCATCGACGTGGTGCTCAGCGGCCACAGCCACCAGGAGTTCCCCGGGCCGGTGTACAAGAGCATCCCCGGGGCCGACATCACCAAGGGCACCATCAACGGCAAGCCCGTCGTGATGGCGGGCTTCTGGGGCAACGACCTCGGCGTCGTGGACCTGCGGCTGAACTACGACCGCCGGGCCCAGCGGTGGACCGTTGCCGACGGTCAGGCCGCCATCCGCCCGATCTGGGACAAGACGGCGAAAAAGAGCCTCGTCACCCCCGACCCGCGTATCGCCCAGGCCGTCAAGGGGGCGCACGACGCCACCCTCGCCTACGTGCGCGGCAAGGTCGCCGACCTCACGGCCCCCATCAATTCCTACTGGGCGCTCGTGCAGGACGATCCCAGCGTGCAGCTCGTGAGCAACGCGCAGACTGCCTACGTGAAGGCGGCGCTTGCCAACACCGAGTACAAGGACCTGCCCGTGCTCTCCGCCGCCGCGCCCTTCAAGGCCGGGGGACGCGGCGGGGCGAGCTACTACACGGACATTCCCGCCGGGACGCTCGCCATCAAGAACGTCGCCGACCTGTACGTCTACCCCAACACCGTGCAGGCCGTCCTCGTGAACGGCGCGGGCGTGGGGGAGTGGCTCGAGCGCGCCGCCGGGCAGTTCAAGCAGATCGACCCCACCAAGACCGAGCCGCAAGCCCTGGTGGACGACGCTTTCCCCACCTACAACTTCGACATCCTCGACGGCGTGACCTACGAGATCGACGTGACCCAGCCCTCGCGCTACGACAGCAAGGGCCAGCTCGTGAACGAGGGCGCCCACCGCATCAGGAACCTGCAATACCAGGGCAAACCCATCGACCAGGGCGCGCGGTTCGTGATCGCCACGAACAACTACCGCGCCTCGGGCGGCGGCTCTTTCCCCGGCCTGGACGGCAAGAACATCATCCTCCAGGCCCCCGACGAGACGCGCCAAGCGTTGATCTCGTTCTTCCAGCAGCAGAAGACGGTGAATCCCACCGCCGACGGCAACTGGAAGCTCACGCCCATCCCCGGCGCGACCCTGCTCTACGTGAGCAGCCCGAACGCCCAGAAGTCACTGCCCGCCGGGGCGACGCTGCTGCGGACGCGCGAGGACGGGTTCGCGGAGTACACGATCAAGTTCTAA
- a CDS encoding tetratricopeptide repeat protein — protein sequence MTQPTPLVLLSLLLAATPAASAQTLVETSTAVSVQNTLMQTGTPAAPRVPAMPIPPAPTTAPSPTAPAATTPPTAPVAPFTPAQVAALGQAQAALRGGQLGQARTLFERLIAQNYAQPEPHFGLGLTLFAQNDLRGAAFEFTQLMALAPGRYEGPYNLGVIATREGRHAEALKFYGEAAHLARGKAGTATVRQVLGALAAEQTRAGDFTGLGATLAEVAALDPSDVDAQFRLAQARTLAGQGALALPGAYAVLQRQPAHLDAALLVADIYVAQGLSSRAVRELDAAAGRVTRGEDRARLLLRKADVLATSGDARGAVLAAQEATRADTRSAAAFARLAELRTVRGDRSGALTASQSAVRLAPKNAGYRASLAALRLALGQYADAARDAAQALRLSPDPATLARAQFVQGLAAYRQGQYGPARAALRSSALGAPSADTFLWLGLSAYAQKDYAGAATALGESVRLDPTPTARQNLASALLASARYPEAEAVLRGLVGEQPKNNEAWYLLGLAQRAQTREAEARQSLKTAANLGNARAQGALK from the coding sequence GTGACTCAACCTACCCCCCTTGTGCTGCTCAGCCTCTTGCTGGCCGCCACCCCCGCCGCCTCGGCACAGACGCTGGTCGAGACCTCGACTGCGGTCTCCGTGCAGAACACGTTGATGCAGACGGGCACCCCCGCCGCCCCCCGTGTTCCGGCCATGCCCATCCCACCGGCCCCCACCACGGCACCCTCCCCGACTGCCCCGGCGGCCACCACTCCGCCCACCGCACCCGTCGCCCCCTTCACTCCGGCCCAAGTCGCCGCGCTCGGGCAGGCGCAGGCGGCGCTGCGCGGCGGGCAGCTCGGGCAGGCGCGCACCCTGTTCGAGCGGCTGATCGCGCAGAATTACGCGCAGCCGGAGCCACACTTCGGGCTGGGCCTGACGCTGTTTGCGCAAAACGACCTGCGCGGCGCGGCCTTCGAGTTCACGCAGCTCATGGCCCTGGCACCGGGCCGCTACGAGGGGCCGTATAACCTGGGGGTCATCGCCACCCGTGAGGGACGCCACGCCGAGGCGCTGAAGTTCTACGGCGAGGCGGCCCATCTGGCGCGCGGCAAGGCGGGCACGGCCACCGTGCGGCAGGTGCTGGGGGCCCTGGCCGCCGAGCAGACCCGCGCCGGGGACTTCACGGGACTGGGCGCCACCCTCGCCGAGGTCGCCGCCCTCGACCCGAGCGACGTGGACGCGCAGTTCCGGCTGGCGCAGGCCCGGACGCTCGCGGGGCAGGGCGCCCTGGCGCTGCCGGGGGCCTACGCCGTCTTGCAGCGGCAACCCGCCCATCTGGACGCCGCGCTCCTCGTCGCCGACATCTACGTGGCGCAGGGCCTGTCCAGCCGGGCGGTGCGCGAACTCGACGCGGCGGCCGGGCGGGTGACCCGGGGGGAGGACCGCGCCAGACTTCTGCTGCGCAAGGCGGACGTACTGGCGACTTCCGGTGACGCGCGCGGGGCCGTCCTCGCCGCGCAGGAGGCGACCCGGGCGGATACGCGGAGCGCCGCCGCCTTCGCCCGACTGGCCGAGCTGCGGACCGTGAGGGGGGACCGCTCCGGGGCGCTGACGGCCTCCCAGAGCGCCGTCCGGCTCGCGCCGAAGAATGCGGGGTACCGCGCCAGCCTGGCCGCCCTGCGGCTCGCGCTGGGGCAGTATGCCGACGCGGCGCGGGACGCTGCCCAGGCCCTACGCCTGAGCCCCGACCCCGCCACCCTCGCCCGCGCCCAGTTCGTGCAGGGGCTCGCCGCCTACCGCCAGGGGCAGTACGGCCCGGCGCGCGCCGCCCTGCGCTCCAGCGCCCTGGGGGCCCCCAGCGCCGACACGTTCCTGTGGCTGGGCCTGAGCGCCTACGCCCAGAAGGACTACGCGGGCGCCGCCACGGCCCTGGGCGAGAGCGTGCGGCTCGACCCCACCCCCACCGCGCGCCAGAATCTCGCCTCGGCGCTCCTCGCGTCCGCCCGTTACCCGGAGGCCGAGGCGGTGCTGCGCGGATTGGTCGGTGAACAGCCGAAGAACAACGAGGCCTGGTACCTGCTCGGCCTCGCACAGCGTGCCCAGACCCGCGAGGCGGAGGCCCGGCAGTCGCTGAAGACCGCCGCGAACCTCGGCAACGCCCGGGCGCAGGGGGCCCTGAAATGA
- a CDS encoding DUF5639 domain-containing protein has translation MPILDLSPGDQTVTVSGGTGLLEVYGALPPGLFPPFPRVELPGGVGGLVSRGGFGQTFFFGAEVLGVTFRAPSGRVVRAGGRTVKNVQGYDLTRPFVGSFGALGEALEVTLRLRPGLNVRHVAAPGDLAAWGDVGARFAWQDGAEVHLMHFGHAREVERGLGVLPGAREVTEPLDLRPRFPNGLGVGEGAALRDRRFGWVNGDGVPPVPALFGRLAAAL, from the coding sequence ATGCCCATCCTTGACCTCTCCCCCGGCGACCAGACGGTGACGGTGAGTGGGGGGACCGGGCTGCTGGAGGTCTACGGGGCGCTCCCGCCCGGCCTCTTTCCCCCCTTTCCGCGCGTCGAACTGCCTGGCGGCGTGGGCGGCCTCGTCTCGCGCGGCGGCTTCGGGCAGACCTTTTTCTTCGGGGCGGAGGTGCTCGGCGTGACCTTTCGCGCCCCCTCCGGCCGCGTGGTCCGGGCGGGCGGGCGCACCGTGAAAAACGTCCAGGGCTACGACCTCACCCGCCCCTTCGTCGGGAGTTTCGGGGCCCTGGGCGAGGCGCTGGAGGTCACCCTGCGTTTGCGACCCGGCCTGAACGTGCGGCATGTCGCGGCTCCCGGTGACCTCGCCGCATGGGGTGACGTGGGCGCCCGCTTCGCCTGGCAGGACGGGGCGGAGGTCCACCTGATGCACTTCGGCCACGCGCGGGAGGTGGAGCGTGGGTTGGGTGTCCTGCCCGGTGCCCGTGAAGTCACCGAACCCCTCGACCTCCGCCCCCGCTTCCCCAACGGACTGGGAGTGGGGGAGGGGGCTGCCCTGCGCGACCGCCGCTTCGGCTGGGTGAACGGGGACGGCGTGCCGCCCGTGCCCGCGTTGTTCGGGCGGTTGGCAGCGGCGTTGTAA
- a CDS encoding lactate 2-monooxygenase — translation MTNIGPGPGRSRQTRVYVRGLGGERPRVPVNPERLEAAARAKLSPPDFAYLAGGAGTERTMRANLAAFERVRLFPRRLSGTRERDLSVELLGHTFPTPLLLAPIGVLECAHPQADLAVARAAAEEGVPFVFSSQASVPMEACARAMGESPRLFQLYWGTDDEVTRSFVRRAEGCGARAIVLTLDTTLLGWRPRDLDLGHLPFLRGRGIAQYLSDPVFRSRLETPLPASAVQPPRTPALLRAGAELAAKGRAFGLSSAQVRAAAARFTATYTRPDLGWDDVSRLREWTRLPLLLKGILHPEDAREAARRGVDGVIVSNHGGRQIDGEVAALDALPGVVEAAGELPVLFDSGVRTGSDVAKALALGARAVLLGRPYAYGLAVAGEAGVREVIGNVLAELDLTLGLLGVRAARDLEPRHLTSLPGHTHP, via the coding sequence ATGACGAACATCGGACCAGGACCGGGCAGGTCGAGACAAACGCGGGTCTATGTGCGCGGCCTGGGCGGCGAGCGCCCGCGCGTGCCGGTCAACCCGGAAAGGCTCGAAGCGGCGGCCCGCGCCAAACTCAGCCCCCCCGACTTCGCCTACCTCGCGGGCGGGGCGGGCACCGAGCGCACCATGCGGGCGAACCTCGCCGCCTTCGAGCGGGTGCGGCTTTTCCCCCGCAGGCTGAGCGGCACCCGCGAGCGCGACCTGAGCGTGGAGCTGCTGGGCCACACGTTCCCCACGCCCCTGCTCCTCGCGCCTATCGGCGTGCTGGAGTGCGCCCACCCGCAGGCCGACCTCGCCGTGGCCCGCGCCGCCGCCGAGGAGGGGGTGCCCTTCGTCTTCAGCTCCCAGGCGTCGGTGCCGATGGAGGCCTGCGCGCGGGCGATGGGCGAGTCCCCCCGCCTCTTCCAGCTCTACTGGGGCACCGACGACGAGGTGACCCGCTCCTTCGTCCGCCGCGCGGAAGGATGCGGGGCGCGGGCCATCGTCCTCACCCTCGACACGACGCTGCTGGGCTGGCGGCCCCGCGACCTCGACCTCGGGCACCTCCCCTTCCTGCGTGGGCGCGGCATCGCCCAGTACCTCAGCGACCCGGTGTTCCGCTCACGGCTGGAGACTCCCCTCCCGGCGTCCGCCGTGCAACCGCCCCGCACACCCGCCCTGTTGCGCGCCGGGGCCGAACTCGCCGCCAAGGGTCGAGCGTTCGGCCTGAGTTCCGCCCAGGTGCGCGCCGCCGCCGCCCGCTTCACCGCCACCTACACCCGCCCCGACCTCGGCTGGGACGACGTGAGCCGCCTGCGCGAGTGGACGCGGCTGCCCCTGCTCCTCAAGGGCATCCTCCACCCGGAAGACGCCCGCGAGGCCGCCCGGCGCGGGGTGGACGGCGTGATCGTGAGCAACCACGGCGGGCGCCAGATCGACGGGGAGGTGGCGGCCCTCGACGCCCTGCCCGGCGTGGTTGAGGCGGCGGGAGAGCTGCCCGTCCTCTTCGACAGCGGGGTCCGGACGGGCTCGGACGTGGCGAAGGCGCTCGCGCTGGGGGCGCGGGCCGTCCTCCTGGGGCGCCCCTACGCCTACGGGCTCGCGGTGGCGGGGGAGGCGGGAGTCCGGGAGGTCATTGGGAACGTCCTGGCCGAACTCGACCTCACGCTGGGGCTGCTCGGGGTGCGGGCGGCCCGCGATCTGGAACCCCGGCACCTGACCTCCCTTCCCGGCCATACACATCCCTGA
- the glcF gene encoding glycolate oxidase subunit GlcF: MNNDIPVLQLGPQGEVMAHAVDACVHCGFCLPACPTYALLGDEMDSPRGRIVLMKEVLEGALPLEDAAPHLDRCLGCQACVTACPSGVPYGELITSFRGWSEPQRERSPLDRAKRAAILKILPAPRVFSVAARVGQYAKPLAPLLPAALRAPMDLLPERVPAMQPSAEFTPARGKRRGRVAFLAGCAQQALTPNFNAATLRVLARNGIEVVIPEGQGCCGAAALHTGARDEALRLVRQNLGAFDPGDYDAILSNAAGCGAGLKEYPVVLHGLPDEERARAFAAKVQDVSEYLGHLLREGDLERPMPTSRPLTVAYHDACHLAHAQKIRLAPRELLRAIPGVTVAEVPEGDLCCGSAGTYNLEQPELANGLGVRKAGNILSTTPDLIASGNIGCHTQIQSHVRRQGSWVPVMHTVEVLDLAYRGEL, encoded by the coding sequence GTGAACAACGACATTCCCGTGCTCCAACTGGGGCCACAGGGCGAGGTGATGGCGCACGCCGTGGACGCCTGCGTTCACTGCGGCTTCTGCCTCCCCGCCTGCCCGACCTACGCCCTCCTCGGCGACGAGATGGACTCCCCGCGCGGGCGCATCGTCTTGATGAAGGAGGTGCTGGAGGGCGCGCTCCCTCTCGAAGACGCCGCCCCCCACCTCGACCGCTGCCTGGGCTGTCAGGCGTGCGTGACCGCGTGCCCCAGCGGTGTCCCCTACGGCGAACTCATCACCAGCTTCCGGGGCTGGAGCGAGCCGCAGCGTGAACGCTCGCCCCTCGACCGCGCCAAACGTGCCGCCATCTTGAAGATTCTTCCCGCGCCAAGGGTTTTCAGCGTGGCCGCGAGGGTCGGCCAGTACGCCAAACCGCTCGCGCCCCTGCTGCCCGCCGCCCTGCGCGCCCCGATGGACCTGCTGCCCGAGCGGGTCCCGGCGATGCAGCCCAGCGCCGAGTTCACGCCCGCCAGGGGCAAGAGGCGGGGCCGGGTCGCCTTCCTCGCCGGGTGCGCCCAGCAGGCCCTCACGCCCAACTTCAACGCCGCGACCCTGCGGGTACTCGCCCGCAACGGCATCGAGGTCGTGATCCCGGAAGGCCAGGGCTGCTGCGGGGCCGCCGCCCTCCACACGGGCGCCCGCGACGAGGCGCTGCGGCTGGTCCGTCAGAACCTGGGCGCCTTCGACCCCGGCGACTACGACGCCATCCTCTCCAACGCGGCGGGTTGCGGGGCGGGCCTCAAGGAATACCCGGTCGTCTTGCACGGCCTTCCGGACGAGGAACGGGCGCGGGCCTTCGCCGCCAAGGTGCAAGACGTCTCCGAGTATCTGGGGCACCTGTTGCGCGAGGGTGACCTGGAGCGGCCCATGCCCACCTCGCGGCCCCTCACCGTCGCCTACCACGACGCCTGCCACCTCGCCCACGCGCAGAAAATTCGGCTGGCCCCCCGCGAACTGTTGCGCGCCATCCCCGGCGTGACGGTCGCGGAGGTGCCGGAGGGCGACCTGTGCTGCGGCTCGGCGGGCACGTACAACCTCGAACAGCCCGAACTGGCGAACGGGCTCGGAGTCCGCAAGGCGGGGAACATCCTGTCGACCACCCCCGACCTGATCGCCAGCGGCAACATCGGCTGCCACACCCAGATTCAGAGCCACGTGCGCCGTCAGGGGAGCTGGGTGCCGGTGATGCACACGGTCGAGGTGCTGGACCTGGCGTACCGGGGGGAACTGTGA
- a CDS encoding redox-sensing transcriptional repressor Rex encodes MTGIPTATISRLVTYLRILEGLEGQEVTRTSSTDLAERAGVTAFQVRKDLAYFGRFGTRGMGYTVPVLKRELLRVLGLNQTWNVVIVGVGRLGQAIANYPGASDYQFQYVGLFDVNPQLIGTGVRGLTVRHTGDLRDFVAVTRVDMGFLAVPPEHAQDAAQSLADAGVRGILNFAPVVIQPRTVDRSGLQEIGDEWRGVIVENVDFLAGMKRLAFYVLNPDLSTAGPEEPDE; translated from the coding sequence GTGACCGGGATTCCCACCGCCACCATCAGCCGCCTGGTCACCTACCTCCGGATTCTGGAGGGCCTGGAGGGACAGGAGGTGACCCGCACGAGCAGCACCGACCTCGCCGAACGGGCCGGGGTGACCGCCTTCCAGGTGCGCAAGGATCTGGCGTACTTCGGGCGTTTCGGCACGCGCGGCATGGGGTACACGGTCCCGGTCCTCAAGCGCGAACTCCTGCGGGTGCTGGGGCTCAACCAGACCTGGAACGTGGTGATCGTGGGGGTGGGGCGGCTCGGTCAGGCCATCGCCAACTATCCGGGGGCGAGCGACTACCAGTTTCAATACGTCGGCCTCTTCGATGTGAACCCCCAGCTTATCGGCACCGGGGTGCGGGGCCTGACGGTGCGGCACACGGGTGACCTGCGCGACTTCGTGGCGGTCACCCGTGTGGACATGGGTTTTCTGGCCGTGCCCCCCGAGCACGCGCAGGACGCGGCCCAGAGCCTCGCCGACGCGGGCGTGCGCGGCATCCTCAACTTCGCCCCGGTCGTGATTCAACCGCGCACGGTGGACCGCTCCGGTCTGCAAGAAATTGGTGACGAGTGGCGTGGTGTGATCGTGGAGAACGTGGACTTTCTGGCGGGGATGAAACGCCTCGCCTTTTACGTCCTCAACCCCGACCTCAGCACCGCCGGACCGGAGGAACCCGACGAATGA